The Gossypium hirsutum isolate 1008001.06 chromosome A13, Gossypium_hirsutum_v2.1, whole genome shotgun sequence nucleotide sequence CTATCTTTTACACCTTTAACCCCTTGTTTCTCTAAATATTCAAGTTCAATGTTATCTAGTGAATTAATTTTGCTATATCAAACTTTGCTATTAGTATTGCAATATGCATAAGttgtaatttgattatttttaatccctatattttttcaattttaaagttTCAGTTCTAACTCAAAACGGTAACcattaaatctattaactaaaaTAGCATAATTTTTTGTGAGTATTACGTAAAAATAACAagttaatataacatatataacaatatttaccattaaaattttaaaaaatagcataatttaatttaacaaatacTATTTCGTTAAGACTAAACtttcaaaacttgaaaaatacaaattaaaatacaaaacttAAATATGTAACTTACACTTAGTACAATGACTGATAACAAATTTTAAACTTAGTGCACTCGAGGCCCATTTGTTCTACCATTGAAGTCCCTCTCACTGGGATACCGCATATATTATTAGGTTCAAATTGGATTAATCAATTAAACCGATTTAACTAAAAATTGATTGATATTTTTTATTAGGAttgaatcattttttttattgaatcatTCTGAATAcaagagattaaaaaaaaaaaagagattaaacagtttgaatatgtttataaatttttaatatatatatttatttaaatattaatgaaCTAATGTGaaactaattataataaataaataaatctaaaaatgaTCTTTTATTGCAATAGCAAAAAAGAATTGATCAAAAAAATATCTAAACACTATTTTCttaccaaaaaacaaaaaatcagTAATAATACTATAATAAAAAACCAGGATTACCACCAACACCATGGTGCAACAAATTATGAGCAATACTATCCCTAGCTTGTGCAGTAGCCATGGATCTCAAATTATTCTCAGCTATTACTTCATCATCAAATACCTCAAATTTCAACTCCCCCTCCATTTCTTCCTGCTTCATCTCACAAATATTATGCAAAACGCAACAAGCTCCAAGCACCGCCGGTAATTCTTGAAGTTTaatttccattctcttctgcaaAATCGCCCATCTCCCTTTCAATCTTCCAAAGGCTTCTTTTCCCAGTTTTTCAATCTCATAAATCTTTTCATTGAAAGCGTGTTGAGCCCAAGTTAGATTTTGATGTGTGTAAGGAACTAAAACCCAATCCATTAATGGGTACATTTTGCCACCTACTACCCAAAAATCTTTCAATTGTCCCATCGTGGCTCTTTGATGAAACGCTGAATTGGAAAGGACTTGTTCATCGGACATTGAACCTGGCCAACCGATGCAAACGTCGGTGAAAACGCCGGTTGAATCGATGATGCCTTGGAGAGTGATTGAATACGATGTTTTTTGGTATCTTTCGGTGTGTTTCTTGTTGAAATAGGCGGCGACGTTGGTCTTCGGAGCGCTGATCGGAATATGGGTTGTGTACATTGAACCGCATACGTTTGGGATTCCGGCGATGGACTCGAATTCGTGTTTgagttgttttattttgttttcatcgGGCCATTGAATGTATTTCGGCATTAGAACCGTTTTAATGGCGGTACAAACCTCTAAAACCAGCTTATGGCAGGTTGAGATCCCTAACCCGAACTGTTTCGACACCGTTCGAAGCGGTTCACCGGTGGCCAACCGCCAAATACAAACCGCAACGCGTTGACGAACCGGGATAGCGTCACGGAGCATGGTGTTTTTTTTCATCACCGCAGGTTCAAGCTCCTCGCAAATCATATCGAACGTGTGTTTACTCATTCGGAACTCACGTTTGAATTCCTCATCGGGAAAATCCGGATGATTACACTTCTCCCACCAATCTTTAGATCGTGAT carries:
- the LOC107893338 gene encoding protein ALP1-like translates to MEMGSFTFLSQQEFSYNNSSFDFFEEMENGFNGNSKKMSRRVSDDSLVNEENNGFKDLLSLLLDEGAKQEQEQHQWLTGFETFFEAEAKIEEINGFEMEEELGNSRKKRARKSGSIAGTSSTVSASSDNTGGGSEHQRRLWVKSRSKDWWEKCNHPDFPDEEFKREFRMSKHTFDMICEELEPAVMKKNTMLRDAIPVRQRVAVCIWRLATGEPLRTVSKQFGLGISTCHKLVLEVCTAIKTVLMPKYIQWPDENKIKQLKHEFESIAGIPNVCGSMYTTHIPISAPKTNVAAYFNKKHTERYQKTSYSITLQGIIDSTGVFTDVCIGWPGSMSDEQVLSNSAFHQRATMGQLKDFWVVGGKMYPLMDWVLVPYTHQNLTWAQHAFNEKIYEIEKLGKEAFGRLKGRWAILQKRMEIKLQELPAVLGACCVLHNICEMKQEEMEGELKFEVFDDEVIAENNLRSMATAQARDSIAHNLLHHGVGGNPGFLL